The segment ATATGGTAATGCCAAACTTGAGATAGAACCGAGCCAACGTCTTGTCGCTTCCCACCGGTAGGATCGGTAGCTCGACAAGCTTATGCGCCTTGGGGTCGATGCGTAGCGACGTTTGCACGGTAGCAGAGCGACGAGCGGAGGAGGCATCGTAAGAGCTGTTTTCGACAATACTATAGTATGTATCTACGAGGAGGTCGGGGTTTTTCTGATCGTAAGTTAGCCCCAGAGCTTGTAGCGCCTCAGTGATCTGCTGCTCAATAAGTGCATCCCGATTGGTGTGCTGCTTATTGGTGCGTACGAAGCCAAAGGTCTCATAGTTGATTAGGTCTGTCTTACCCTCCGTACCTGTGCTGATGGGGTAAGAGATCAATATATCGGACTCGTCCTCTAGACTGTACATGCCAAAGGCACGAGCTATGTCACGCTCCGTAAGTGCACCGGCTGGCTGAGCCATCGGCTTGAGATGACGCTCTACACGATGATAAGCAAAATTAGAGACCAGCAGGTCGACGGAGGCTCCTCCCTCGCTTTGCAGCAGGCGGATCATCTCCTCCTCGGGCATCGTATGGGTCTCCTGTCCATTGATAGCCTCAATGATATCACCGCTTCGTAGTCCAGTCTGCGCTGCAGGGCTATTGGGATAGACGGTTAGGATGACGGGGCGATTGGCTCCCCAGTTGTCGTTGTAGCTCAACTGGTACTCTAGACCGACGTACGCTTTCTGGGCTTGCATGGTCAGGGCAAAGGAGCAAAGTGCTAGGATAACTAGCAGGGTCGTGTGGTATAGTCGCTTCATTGTTGTCAATTCGTTGAGTGTGTTTATAATAAGGGTTACTGTAGCTCCAAGTGGTAGAGACGATCGATCACTTCGCCATAGGTCTGCTGTATGATCTCTTGTCGAGAGCCTGTGAGCTGTAAGCGTGCCGAGTAGATGCCCCGAGGTGTGTCTATAGCAACACAGACAGTCCCGACGGGTGTCTCAACCGTTCCCCCGGCAGGGCCTGCCACACCTGTGGTCGCTATGCTGATGGTGCTACGACAAGCCTGACGCACTCCGCTGGCCATCGCCTCAGCGACTTCTCGGCTCACGACGCCATACTGCTCGATAGTGGCGGCTGGCACGTGGACAAGTCGCTCTTTGAGTTCTATCTGATAGCTCACGATAGCTCCTTGAAACCAGTGCGAACTACCCGCATGTGACGTCAGCTGGCTCGCTATGTAGCCACCCGTACAGCTCTCGCAGGTCGAGACAGTCTCGCGCTGCTCTAACCAGTGCGCGATGAGATGCTTTAGCTGCTCTTCTGTCGTCTGAGGGGTGGGCATAAGACGTGGGTTTTAGATAGTCGTCTTGGCAAAGGGGACGGCATCTATCGATCCGTACGCTCCTCGCTCATAGGCAAAGCTGCCTGCCATGGCAACCATAGCGGCATTGTCTGTCGTAAAGGCAAAAGGTGGTATGTAGACCTGCCAACCGTAGCGATCGGCATAAGCATGGTAAGCATCACGCAGACCCGTATTGGCGGAGACACCACCAGCCACAGCTATGTGCTTGATGCCTGTCTCCTTACTGGCGCGTAGTAGCTTGCTCATGAGGATATCGATGACAGTCTTTTGGAGAGAGGCGCAGAGATCCGCTTTGTTTTTCGCAACAAAGTCCGGATCCTTGGCAAGCTCATCTCTTAGCGTATAGAGGAAAGAAGTCTTCAGCCCGCTAAAGCTGTAGTCTAGCCCCGGCACCTGTGGCTTGCTAAAGTGAAAGCGCTCAGCGTCGCCCTCATTGGCGAGCTTATTGACGATTGGCCCCCCTGGGTAGCCAAGTCCCATCACCTTGGCACACTTGTCAAAGGCTTCGCCGGCCGCATCATCGATCGTCTGACCCAGTATGCGCATATCATCAGGGGCATTGACCTGTACGATCTGAGAGTTACCGCCCGAGACGAGTAGGCAGAGGTAGGGAAATGGGGGTGGCGTGTGTGGCTCCTCAGGCTTAGCGATGAAGTGTGCGAGGACGTGTGCCTGCAGGTGATTGACCTCGACGAGTGGGATCTGGAGTGCTAAGCTCAGTCCCTTGGCAAAGTTGGTCCCGACGATAAGCGACCCGAGAAGCCCCGGACCACGTGTATAGGCGATCGCATCAAGGTCGGCCAGCGTGACACCAGCACGTGCTACCGCTTGCTGTACGACGGGGACGATGTTTTGTAGATGAGCTCGTGAAGCCAGCTCGGGCACTACGCCTCCATACTTGCTGTGTACCTCTTGGCTTGCGATCACATTGCTACAGAGTAGTCCACCCCGTAGCACAGCTGCCGAGGTATCGTCGCACGAGCTCTCGATACCTAAGATTAGAGAAGATGAAGATGTCATGATGCTGTGTCGTGAGATTAGTTGGCAGCCTGGTAGTCAGCGCATACCTTGTCGACATATTTGAAGAACTTCGCACCACCCTGCTCTAGGAAGTAGTTTCGTTCCTCCAGCATCTCGACCAGCTGCATGAGTGCTCTGTCTTCGGCCATATGCATCAGCTCCCGCTCGGAGTCAGTCTGATCATCTATGCCCAAGAGGTGCAAGATGCCATGTATCATCACTCGGTATAGCTCCTGCTGGAACGGTACACCCAGCTCCTGTGCATTGGTCGCAACGGTGTCGATGCTAATGAGTATGTCACCATAGATCACATCGTCGCCCTCCTGCTCACTCTCTCTAGGGAAGGTGATGACGTCCGTATAGTAATCATGCTGGAGAAATGCTCTATTTGCCCTCAGGATACCCTCATCGTCAGTGTACTGAAAGTTGATCTCCCCGACCGTACGATTCATCTCGCCGCATACACGACGCATCCAACGATTGGCGATTTGTCGCCTAATGGGTGGCATCAACAGATCGTTGTCCGAATAGTAGTTAAATTGCATATCTCGTCTCTTAAGTCTATCTGCATGCAGGCATTGCTTGCAATCTTGTGAGACTGTTGACTGTAACAGCCTCATATGGTATTGCAAAGGTAATGTTTTCTTTAGACTTACACAGCGTAACGAATGAAGGCACCTGCCCTAGACGAGGAGCAGATGCCTTCCTTATTATATTATGTACACACGAAGGGGCGTTGATGCCCGCAGCGTGGGCGCAGCGCTAGAGTAGGCGGATCGAGGTGATCGCGTTTGAGGCGACCTCTGCCTGGGCACCCTGTACGTTGCCACTACCCTTGAGAGCCATCGTGCCGAAGGTGTTCTTGACCATGCCAGTCTTGCGGTCGAGGACGATGTTGTTTATGCCATTGCCCTCTAAGACCAAGCCCTCTACAGTTGTCGTCGTCTTGCCATTGGCACGAAGCGTATAGTCTGTATCAGATACAGCTACCAGTGTGACGACACCCTCATACTGCGTATCAGCATTCTCCCCTGTGAAGAGAGGACTATTGACCGCGAAGGACTCACCCGGTGCTATCGGCTCTGCGGGGTAAAATGAAGGAAACATCGACATAGAGAGGATACCCTTCTTGACTAGGTCATCCACAAGTTCTCCCTCAGGCTCACCTAGAGGCTTAAGCTTAGCGTCCATCCACTGAGTGATCTTCTGATTGACCATCTTACGTAGCTGGCTGGTTGCATCGTCCTTAGCGTCTGAGTCTGTGTCCAGATTCATCTCTTGTCCCATAGAGCTGGTAGAGACTTGTATGCGATCGATATTGGTCTCCATCAGGTAGTTGCCATCCTTGACGTCCAATACCTTATTGGTATAGTTGATGGTCTGGGCTTGCTTGATCTCCATCTGCTGACCCATCACAGAGATGGTCATAGGATAGTTGAGCGTCATCTGATAGGTAAAGGTCTGCCCCTTCTCTAGGTTCAGACGCAGATCGTACTTCTCCTGTGCGAAGACGGAGGTCATCACACCGAGGAGGAGTAGCGTGTGTAGAATAAACTTCTTCATCGCGTTTGAGTGTGGATTGTCTGTGATTGCTTAACGTCGTGTACAGTATGCCCTATACAAACCTTCTTAGTATACGGCTAGTGGGCATTATACAGAAGCGCTAGAGTAGGCGGATCGAGGTGATCGTATTTGAGGAGAGCTCTGCTTGGGTACCCTGTACGTTGCCAGAACCCTTGAGTGCTACTGTACCAAATGTGTTTTTGATCATACCGGTCTTGCGGTCGAGGACGATGTTGTCTATGCCATTGCCCTCAATGACTAAGCCCTCTACAGTAGCGGTCGTCTTACCATTGGCACGGAAAGTATAGTCTGTATCAGATACAGCTACCAGTGTGACGACACCCTCATACTTTGTACTAGCATCTTCTCCAGTGAAGAGAGGGGTATTGACCGTGAAGGACTCCCCCTGTGCTATAGGCTCTGCAGGGAAGAATGCTGGAGACATTGCCATAGAGATCACACCCTTCTTGACTAGGTCATCTACCGCATCCCCCTCTAGCTCACCTATGGGATTATACTTAGCGTCCACCCACTGAGTGACCTTCTGATTGACCATCTTACGTAGCTGGCTGGTCGCCTCGTCCTTAGCGTCTGAGTCTGTATCCAGATTCATCTCTTGTCCCATAGAGCTGGTAGAGACTTGCATGCGATCGATGTTGATCTCCATCAGGTAGTTGCCATCCTTGACGTCCAGTACCTTATAGGTATAGTTGATGGTCTGGTTTTGCTTGATATCCATCTGCTGACCCATCATAGAGATGGTCATAGGATTGTTGAGCGTCACCTGATAGGTGAAGGTCTGCCCCTTCTCTAGGTTCAGACGCAGATCATACTTCTCCTGTGCGAAGACGGAGGTCATCACACCGAGTAGTAGCAGGGTGGATAGGATGAGTTTCTTCATAGTTCTATTGTGGTTTGATTATACGTTGTTTACTTGACGTTGTGCAGGTCATGTCCCATACGCACCTTCTTGGTATGCAGGTAGTGGGCATTGTACTGATTGGGTTTGATCTCTAGAGGCACAGTCTCCACGACCTTCAGTCCGTAAGCCTCGAGACCGACGCGCTTGACTGGATTATTGGTCATCAGGCGCATCTCGGTCACACCAATAGCACGGAGTATCTGAGCACCGACACCATAGTCACGCTCGTCGACCTTGTGTCCAAGGTGCAGATTAGCATCGACCGTGTCGAGCCCCTCATCTTGAAGCTTGTACGCCTTGATCTTGTCCATCAAGCCGATGCCGCGCCCCTCTTGGTTGAGGTAAACGATAACGCCTGCGCCCTCCTGCTCAATAATCTCCATAGCCTTGTGCAGCTGCTCTCCGCACTCGCAGCGCAGACTACCGAAGATGTCTCCCGTAGCGCAACTGCTGTGCATACGAACGAGCGTAGGCTTATTGGCTGAGATGTCACCCTTGATGAGGGCAATATGCTCTAGACCATTGCTCTTCTGGCGAAATGGTATGATATCAAACATCCCCCACTCTGTCGGCAGCTTGGCTCTCACGCCCTCCTCGACGATGCAGTCCGTCTTGAGACGGTAAGCGATGAGATCCTCAATGGAGATGATCTTCATATCCCACTGCTTAGCGATCTCTACAAGCTGCGGAAGACGCGCCATCGTGCCATCCTCATTGATGATCTCAATGAGCGCACCAACAGGCTGAAGACCAGCGAGACGCGCTAGATCAATAGCCGCCTCCGTGTGACCCGCACGACGCAGCACGCCACGATTGCGCGCCCGCAGAGGGTTGACGTGACCAGGACGAGCTAGATCTGTAGGCTTGGTATTGGGATCTGCTAGTGCTTTGATCGTCATAGCACGATCATACATCGAGACTCCAGTCGTACAGCCGTGACCGATGAGATCGACCGTCACGGTAAAGGGAGTCTCATGTAACGACGTATTCTCATGCACCTGCATATTGAGTTCGAGCTGGGCTGCACGCTCCTCAGAGATAGGCGTACAGAGTACACCACGCCCGTAGCGCATCATAAAGTTAACCTTCTCGGGCGTTATCAGTTCGGCAGCCGTGATGAAGTCCCCTTCGTTCTCACGATCCTCGTCATCGACGACGATGACAAACTTGCCCGCTTTGAAATCTTCTATAGCCTCCTCGATGGAGTTTAGTTTGAAGTCTTGGTTCATATTCTAGGAATACTATATATAAGGAGCAGATCACTCTGTCTGTGACTCGATCTGCTTGACAATATGGTTCAATATAGGCGGCATCTGATGCAGCTGTCTCTTGTTGCGCCGCAAAGCGATGCCGAGGTATAGCATCACCAACAAAGAGACTGGTAACAAAGGTATGCAAATCCAGACACATAACCTATTTTGCCAAAGAGGATTTGCAAAGGTTTTGCCCAGCATAGGTAGGCTCAGGAGCTGAGCAAAGATATACTTGTCAGGATAGTTGTGCAGCGTCTCGACAGTCTCTTCTAGCTGCTCGTAGAGCTGCTGGTACGCCTTGGCAAAGTCGGGCAGGCAATCCAGCCTCAGCCCCCTACTCTGGGCATAAGTCATACCGAGCAGTGCGTCCATCTGCCGTTGTAACTCACGAACCTCGCACAGCACCTCCTCAGAGGTTGCGGGCTGCATGATAATCTCCTTGTACTCCAGTTGTCTTGAGTAGTTCGGGTGGAAGATGCGCCGGAAGAAGACCACATAGGCATCGGAATTGAGCGTAGCTGAGTCTCGCGAAGCCTTGTAGGTGAGGAAAGCTCCCAGCGGTAGGATCACGGCACTCGACAGCCACATACCCGCCCAGACAGGGATCTGCCCACTATTGATCATCTTGAGTCCGAAGGTATCGATGACGTAGTAGATAATGAAGATAAGCACCGCCAAGACCATCGGCGTACCCACGCCTCCCTTGCGTACGATAGCTCCCAGCGGAGCTCCAACGAAGAAGAAGAGCAGACAAGCCACAGGGAAGGTGAACTTACGATGCATCTCCTGCGCATTGACACGGTAGTCCGAGGCGGCATCGTCATAGTAAGTGTCAGCAATCTGCACCGACGAGGAGAGGCTCTCGAGCCACTCTAGCGCTTGCTTGTAGCCTAGCAACTTATCCTGATCAGTCGCTCTATCCATCAGCGAGTCTAGCGTATAGGGTGGTGGCGAGGCGTGACTAGACTCAGCACCGAGCAACTCATCATGGCTCAACCGACGAGCTGTTACTGTTGCAAAGGGACGATGTGAGAGTTGATCCTGCTTTAACCAAGCAGCAGCTTGTAGGTTAGCGTTTGGCATTGTCGCGCTCACCCCCGTAGAGACAGGCGGAGAGAGCTTGGTATGGATCTCAAAGAGCACATCACTCCCCACCTGCCGACCCACACTGTCTGCTGCCATGCGGGTACTGTCGCTATAGACAATAAGCTCTCGAAGGTTCTTACCTACGAACTGAGACTTGAGGTAGTCATCGCCCATCATCTCAAAGTTTGCATCAAAGGGAATGAAGATCACCTTCTCCGTAAAGTGCTCCTTAATATAGGAGGCTGGTCGCTCATCCGACGCTTGACTGCCTGGGATCAGCGTCGTCTGACTACTGAGCTGCTCAAAGCTTTCACCACTCCTGAGCGACATGATGAGATAGAGCTTGCTCTCGTCCATCAGCAATCGTCCCGTGTCGGCCAGTATGATGCGAGGCGTGTGCTGCTCAGAGAGGTCATAGATCATTACATTGTATAGGGTACTTGTCGCAGCATCTTTGTCCCCGACATAGATACTGTAACCATCGATCCCATTGAAAAAGATCCCCTTCGGTATCTCCAATTCAGGACGCGCATAGCGTGCGGAGAAGAGTATCTGATAAACTCGCACACTAGCCTTCTGCACCCCCCTATCTAGATAGACGAAGAGCCCCAGAGCGATACAGGTCACGAGGATCACCAGCGGCTTCATGATCTTGCTCAGAGGCACGCCAGCCGACTTCATGGCCAGTAGTTCCAGTCGCTCGCCGAGATTACCGAAAGTCATCAGCGATGCTAGCAAGACTCCCAGCGGCACAGCCGTAGGCAATACGTAGAGGCCTGCGTAAAAGATCACTTCCAGCAGCACCCCCACATCCATTCCCTTGCCGACCAAGTCATCGACATGCTGCCAGAGGAACTGCATCAAGACGACAAACCAGCAGATCAGCAGGGTCATCAGAAGGAGAGGCAAGAAAGACCTCACCATAAAGATGTACATGATCTTCGGTCGCAGACGCATACCTCTTACTTGCACGATCGTAGGATTGGAAAGGAGTAATCTTTACTTCAGGAGCTTGCCCTCACTCTTCAAGTCAGTGAAGAGTCTGTCTAGGACGGCATTGATAAAGGAGGCACTCTTGGAGTTGTCGTATACTTTTGCTAGTTCGATATACTCATTGATCGTCACCACGAGCGCTATGTCAGGGCAGTTGAGAGCCTCCGCCACCGCCATCTCCATCAAGATCATATCGACTAGCGCCACACGATCCTGCTCCCAGTTATCTAGTCGCGGCGTCAGCATCGCATCATAATCCTCACGGTGTAAGAGCGTCTCCGAGAGCAACTGATGCGCATAGAGTCGATCACGGTCACTGTGAAACATGGGAAGCAAGTCGCCCGGTAGCTCTAAGCCATCCTTAGCACCTCGACGCAAAGTCTTCAGAGCAAAGTCCTGTATCGTCACCACTGGCTGATTGGTAAAGGGGATGACACGATAGTCCTCTGACCCCTTGAGACGCTCTACCGTCGTCTCCACCTGCTCCACAGGAGGCATCTCCTCGACCTCTAGACGCTCGCAGATAGCAGTCGCATCGGCCCAGTAGAAAGAGTTTGCCGCAAGATGCTCATTAAGCTCTGCGGTGCGAAAGAGCTGCTTGAGTAGATTGCTCCAATAGTCACACTGCTCCTGCATAGAGAGTGTAGAGACATCCTCAGGTAGCGCATTATACGAGGGATCTTGCTCAACTATATTGTAAAGTGTGCGGAGCAACTGCTCGTCCTGCTCCCAGCGCTTCTGCAGCTCATCGAGCGGATTCTGTATCTCCGTACAGCGAGCGATCTCCTTGACGAGAGTCATATCGGAGAGGTTACGAGGCGCTACCTCGTCCGAGGACTTGAGGAAGCGTCGCTCACGTATCTCTAAGAGCTCCCTCTGATAAGCTGCGAGCGCACGTATCAGATCTAATAAGTAGTAATAGAGGTAGTAGGTGTGACGTAGGGAGGTCGTAAGCGACTTGTCCGCAAGTGCCACATCTAGACGGCCGCTAGAGATAGACTGGTAAAGTTGCTGGAAGACGCGGATGCGTACGATAGACCGATTGATCATATCACTCTATGAAATAGATGAATATAGTAGGAGCAAACAATTCACGAGGAGGGCACTACCCTTCCCAATCTGTAGTCTACGAGGACAAACTCAAGGCATCCACCTTGGTGACCGCCATAGATCCGCCACAAAGGTACAAAAAAGGTCTCGGAGAGGATCACCCCAGAGACCTCAAAAACCTTAGAAGCGGTAGGCGAGGTAGCTGTCGGCGCGCCAGCGAGGTATACCTTCATCTAGGTTGCGATCGTAACGTACGGAGGCTGAGAGTGTCCAGTGCGGCGCTAGCTGCCACTGCAGGAGTAGTGCTGTGGCAAAGCCTTGACCCGTGGCGCTGTATAGCCCGAAAGCGTAACGAGTGGTGGGCAGATAAGCGTAGCTCGCGACCCGCACGTGATCGGCATGGTAGTAATGTCCCGAGAGCGCGATGCTCAGCGGATGGCGCACACCCGCACGATAGCGACCGACGACCGTGAGCGACCTACCCCACTGCGCTTCATCTTGCCCCTCTAAGCGACGCTGCTGTATGGTGCCGACAAGCTGCATGGAGAGGGGCTCTAGGCTATAACGTAGCGTACTACTGAGCCGCCAGCGTAGAGCCTCTTCATTGGAGCGTCCCAGCTGCCCGTACCAGAGTTGCTCGAGCTGATTGTTGTAGCGGGTGGTGAGGTAGAGACGTGTCAGGAGTCCACGACTACGCTCTAGCTTGCGATAGCGCGGTTCGAGGCTTTCGTATAGCTCCAGCATAGCACGCAGGGTGGAGTGCTTCAGCAGGCGCGTGGTGCCGTAGAGGCGTAGCCCCATATCGTTGCCTAGGCGGGCGTAGTGGCTTTCGCTACGACCATAATAGGAGGCGAAGCGTGGAGACATATAATATAGTGTCAAGCCGAGGTCTCGCTGCCGAGGGGTGTGGTAGCGCAGGTGCTGTATGAAGCCCAGATGCTCTAGCTGCTCAGTGGCTAGTTCGCCATGCAGCTCTAGGCGACGCGACTGGCTCTGCCACTGGTAGGCAAGCGATGTGAGCCAATGCGACTGCAGCGGAGTGTCGCTCTCTAGAGCTTTGTAACCAGGCATAAAAGCTAAGTCATATCCCATCCAGTCGGCGTAAAGCGTCTGCAGCGATAGGGAGGCTCGTGGCATCGTGTAAGCAAGCTGCGCCCCCACCGTCTGCATCGGTATGAGCGCATGCTGGGCTCGTCGCTCAGGCGTGTCGTAGCGCATATTGGGTCTGATAGACTGGATCAAGCCTTGTCGCTCATCGATCGAGCCATCGAGTCGGCTGTATGAGTAAAAAGCAGAGTAATGCCACGCGCCCCAATGCCCCTCACTCGCAATGCCCCGCAAGGTCCGCTCACGCAGTGCACTGAGCGACGGCGAGAGCATCGACTTAGGACGAGCGAGCTGTGGCAGCGCACTAGCACTTGCCCAGACGGATCGAGCGGCGAGGAGACCAGCGCCCCACCCCACCTTAAAGTGTCCGACTACCACCTTATCGAGGTAAGCCAGGCGAGGTTCATACATAGCGAAGTAACGCCAGGTGCCATCTTTAGCTAGCTCCTGTGGGTGTCTCTGATACTGAGCCGCCACCTGCCACTGTCCCTTCTGCCTGAGCGATATAGCTGAGCGCAGCTTGAGCGGATCGTACCACGCATCAGAGACAGCTTCGGAAGCTTTATGGTAACTCATCGCTACGTAAGCTTCGCCAGTGAGTGGCGCCTTGGGCTTTGCGTAAGGCTCCCCAGCGAAGGGGCGCACCATCACATAGGGTGCCACACGAGCTATCGTCTCACGATCCCACCCCGTGACCCACTTGAGGTCATAGACCGATTGCAGTTCGCCTCCGCGCTCATCACGGTAGCGCCTGAGCTGATAGATCTGGTAGCTTGTGAGAAAGGGAAAGCGCTCCTCCAGCTCCTGCTGGGTAGCACGGTTCAGGTCGAGCAGCGCCTTTGTCTCTTGCCTCTCTGGCTCTTGTGGGAATAGCTCTAACAAGTCGTCCTCCTCTAGCTCGGCGAGATCATCACTCGGCAAGCTCTCGACGAGCCACTCAAGTGGCAGTTCGTCCGTCACGAGCGAGTCGCTCTGCGCCCACCCCGCCAACGGAAGGAGAAGCAAGAGCGGTAGATAAAGCCGTCTCCTACTCTTGCAGATGAACGATCGTAATGCCTGCACCGCCAAACCGCACATCTTCATCATGATAATGACTGACCCCAGGGTAGTGATCGAGCAGTTCACGGATAGAGACTCGCAGCGCACCCGTTCCCGTGCCGTGCAGTATCTCCACACGGTTAAAGCCTAGACTGATCGCATCGTCGAGGAAGTACTGAACCGCTTGGATCGCCTCAGCGGCTCGCATACCCCGCACATCGAGTCGGTCGGAGAAGTCTAGCCGACGCTCATGCAGATGCTCCACCACATTGGTCGTACGAGCCGGTTGCGCAGTGGCCTGCGCCTGCTCCTCCTTACGCTCACTGCCGAGCCGTACGATCTCATTAGGCTTGCAGGTGATACGTATGCGACCATTGACCACCACCGTGGCACTATTGTCCGAGAGTTCAGAGAGGACGCCCACCACATTCATCGTCGTGACCCGCACCTCGTCACCCTCCTTGGGAGGCTGTGGCATAGAGAGTTTTACCGGCGACTGACTTTGCGCACCACGCTCTGGGGAGTCGCCTTGCTTGCGCTTGCGCTCCTTACGCTCCTTGCGACGCTTGAGTCGCTCCAGCTCACGCTCCACACTGCCCGTCTGCTCTACCGTCTCAGCCTGCGCCAGCTGCTCGCTGTAGGCGCTGAGTGCTTGGCGAGCCTCCTTCGTCTGCTGACGCTCCGCTTGGCTCTCCTTGATCTCACGGATCGTGCGCTCGATCTGAGCACGGCTCTGATCCAGTAGTTGAGCCGCCTCTTGCTGTGCTTGCGTTAGGAGATCCTGACGCTGCTCTTTAAGCTTCGACAGACGCGCCTCGTAGTCTGCAAGGAGACGCTCGAGCTTCTGCTCACGATGCTCTATCTCGGTACGCTTGCGCTGCCAGTACTGCTTGTCGCGTACGATGTCCTGCACGTAACGCTCGCTCTGGATCACCTCCTCGCCAACCAGTGCGGTGGCGTACTCTAGCACTTGGCGCGGCAGCCCTTGCTGACGTGCTATCTCGAGGGCAAAAGAGCTACCTGGCTGACCGATGGAAAGCTCGTAGAGCGGCTTCATCTCCTTCTGATCGTAGAGCATAGCACCGTTGACGATGCCCTTATGCGTAGTCGCATACTCCTTGAGATTGCGATAGTGTGTCGTGATGACGCCCCACGCCCGCTGCTCATTAAAGAGTGCCAAAAGCCCCTCCGCTATGGCTCCACCCAGCTCCGGCTCCGTACCTGCTCCAAACTCATCTATCAGAAGCAAACTATTAGCTCCACAAGCAGCCGACATAGCCCGCATATGCTTCAAGTGCGAGGAGTAGGTACTCAGATCATCCTCCATAGACTGATTGTCGCCGATCTCTATCGCTAGGTGCTTGAAGACACCCGCCACCGAGTCAGGGTGTACGGGGATCGGGATGCCACTCTGCAGCATGTACTGAAGGAGTCCGACCGTCTTGAGACAGACCGACTTACCGCCAGCATTAGGGCCCGAGATGACGAGGATACGTTCGTTGGGATAGCGTAGTAAGATGTCTTGCGGCACGACGCTCTTGCCCTCTTGGCTAAGGGTGTGCTGAAGTATCGGGTTAACCGCTTGGTACCACTGAATGGTTGGCTTGTTGCGCACCTCAGGGATAGAGCAGTGCATCTCATCGGCAAAGCGTGCTATCGCACAAACCGCATCGATGCGCCCCATCGAGAGGTAAAGCTGGGACAACGTCTCACGGCGCTCCCGAATAGGTGCCGTAAGCTGACGCAAGATCTCGATCACCTCACGATGCTCCTCGCTCTCCAGTTCACGGATGCGGTTGTTTGCCTCGACCACCTCGAGCGGCTCTATATATAGTGTCTTGCCTGTGGCACTCTCGTCGTGAACGATCCCTGGTATCTGACGCTTGTGCATGGCGGTCACAGGCAGTACGGGACGTCCCGAGCGCATCGTCGCCTGCGCATCCTCCTCGACATAGCCAGCAGCCTGCGCCGCCGTGAGCAGGCCTCGCATCAACTTCGCAATGGCACGCTCCTCACGCTGGAGGGCTAGTCGTAGCTCAGCAAGACGTGGCGAAGCGTTGTCCACCAGTCGTCCATGCGGATCCAGCTTGCGCAAGATCGTTTGCGCTATCTCCTGCAGACCCTCACTACCCACCACAAGGCGAGACAGACTGGGATAGAGCGGTGAGACCTCTCCCGCTCCATTGTCCTGCACTTTTGTCAGAAGCCTCGACCACGCCTCATAGCTCACGATCGCCTGAGCCACCTGCGCCAGCTCCTCCTCCGTCAGATAGCTTCCCTCAGCACGTAGCGTGCCGAGCGTAGGCCGCAGGTCAGCGACACGTCGTGTGGGTAGCTCCATCGTAACGCTCAGCAAGTGTCTCATCTCCCGCACACGCTCCAGACGATGACGGATAGCATCAGGACGGGTCGAGGCGGTCAGCGCACCCACCATCTCCCGCCCCATAGAGCTGTGACACTCCAAGGCGATCAGATCTAGTAGGTCGTAGTAGCCTACTTTATCTAAATAGTCCGAGGGATAGGTTATATCGCTAGGCATCGTGTCAGA is part of the Porphyromonas asaccharolytica DSM 20707 genome and harbors:
- a CDS encoding transporter produces the protein MMKMCGLAVQALRSFICKSRRRLYLPLLLLLPLAGWAQSDSLVTDELPLEWLVESLPSDDLAELEEDDLLELFPQEPERQETKALLDLNRATQQELEERFPFLTSYQIYQLRRYRDERGGELQSVYDLKWVTGWDRETIARVAPYVMVRPFAGEPYAKPKAPLTGEAYVAMSYHKASEAVSDAWYDPLKLRSAISLRQKGQWQVAAQYQRHPQELAKDGTWRYFAMYEPRLAYLDKVVVGHFKVGWGAGLLAARSVWASASALPQLARPKSMLSPSLSALRERTLRGIASEGHWGAWHYSAFYSYSRLDGSIDERQGLIQSIRPNMRYDTPERRAQHALIPMQTVGAQLAYTMPRASLSLQTLYADWMGYDLAFMPGYKALESDTPLQSHWLTSLAYQWQSQSRRLELHGELATEQLEHLGFIQHLRYHTPRQRDLGLTLYYMSPRFASYYGRSESHYARLGNDMGLRLYGTTRLLKHSTLRAMLELYESLEPRYRKLERSRGLLTRLYLTTRYNNQLEQLWYGQLGRSNEEALRWRLSSTLRYSLEPLSMQLVGTIQQRRLEGQDEAQWGRSLTVVGRYRAGVRHPLSIALSGHYYHADHVRVASYAYLPTTRYAFGLYSATGQGFATALLLQWQLAPHWTLSASVRYDRNLDEGIPRWRADSYLAYRF
- a CDS encoding endonuclease MutS2: MPSDITYPSDYLDKVGYYDLLDLIALECHSSMGREMVGALTASTRPDAIRHRLERVREMRHLLSVTMELPTRRVADLRPTLGTLRAEGSYLTEEELAQVAQAIVSYEAWSRLLTKVQDNGAGEVSPLYPSLSRLVVGSEGLQEIAQTILRKLDPHGRLVDNASPRLAELRLALQREERAIAKLMRGLLTAAQAAGYVEEDAQATMRSGRPVLPVTAMHKRQIPGIVHDESATGKTLYIEPLEVVEANNRIRELESEEHREVIEILRQLTAPIRERRETLSQLYLSMGRIDAVCAIARFADEMHCSIPEVRNKPTIQWYQAVNPILQHTLSQEGKSVVPQDILLRYPNERILVISGPNAGGKSVCLKTVGLLQYMLQSGIPIPVHPDSVAGVFKHLAIEIGDNQSMEDDLSTYSSHLKHMRAMSAACGANSLLLIDEFGAGTEPELGGAIAEGLLALFNEQRAWGVITTHYRNLKEYATTHKGIVNGAMLYDQKEMKPLYELSIGQPGSSFALEIARQQGLPRQVLEYATALVGEEVIQSERYVQDIVRDKQYWQRKRTEIEHREQKLERLLADYEARLSKLKEQRQDLLTQAQQEAAQLLDQSRAQIERTIREIKESQAERQQTKEARQALSAYSEQLAQAETVEQTGSVERELERLKRRKERKERKRKQGDSPERGAQSQSPVKLSMPQPPKEGDEVRVTTMNVVGVLSELSDNSATVVVNGRIRITCKPNEIVRLGSERKEEQAQATAQPARTTNVVEHLHERRLDFSDRLDVRGMRAAEAIQAVQYFLDDAISLGFNRVEILHGTGTGALRVSIRELLDHYPGVSHYHDEDVRFGGAGITIVHLQE